The genome window TTGTTACTGTTATTTTGTTAACAGATATACTCCGAGAGAAATAATTCACAAAAACTCCAATTCTGAAACTGGCGAAATATTGGTAGTGGAAATAATAAATCTTATATTGCGATAGTCTTCTGCTATATTGAATAAATCATACAGTGGCTTCTAAGaaagcaaatataaaaaaaatacaaacatatgttCAGGAGGGCAAATTAAATCTGAGTAATCCAGACCTTGATTGTTACAGCTCATTACTTACATTACTTCATATGGAGgaaaaaacactgcagactaTTACAGCCCATCTTTCAAGTTATTTCCCTTCCAAACGTCACTGACTTACTCACAGCATTCAAATCGACTTGTTTGGTAGACGCTTGCATCTTCATCCTTTTAGAAACTCATCCACTGATCACTTTTGTAGCTCCACCCTCGCTGCCCGTGTGCCAGTGGGATGGAGATATTGATATGGGAGGAAGTGTCACGCTGTCCTGCTCAGTGGCAGAGGGCATTCCCACCCCAGAGATCCGCTGGGATAAACTAAATCCAGAGGAAATCGCACTTCCCATCAACATGGACggtcagtgacacacacacacacacacacacacacacacacacacacacacacacacacacacacacacacacacacacacacacagaatcagaaTCAACTTTGAGGtcattatttaaattttaaagcCACTGAAGATATCAAGgatataaaaaaatgtcagaGAATTGTTTATAAATGGTACAAGACAACTTAACTTTGATTTACTTTAAGCTTATacttttcttcatcttctcttttcAACACCATTAATGtggctccctccctcctccctcaggAGATCTGTCAGGCTCCGTCCAAATTGTCAATGTGTCATCTCAGACGTCCGGCCTGTATCGCTGCTCTGCCACTAACCTCCTGGGAACAGAGAACTGCTACGTCAACCTCTCAATCTACACCGGTAAGTGCCTCTTTATTTCACTCATATCCTCTCTGCCTTGTTTCACTGagggattttatttttagtacgactgtgttgtctttctctGCAGCCCCAGACAGTCCCTCAGGCATACTGGAGGGTGTGCTGCTCACTTTGTCCATGAGCTTGGTGTTGCTGGCGCTGCTGGTGCTCGTGCTGTGGCTCCATCGCACGGGACAGGACGGGAGGTGGAGGAaggggaaggaagaggaggaggaggaggagtgttaCAATGAGATACGGTATACTCCGTCTCTGATGAAGCGCTCGTTCGTTTGATTTCTCAACATCCGCAGGAATTGAAAGGAAATGCTCCAACCCACAAACAAAAGACTTTCAGGAATCTTTATTTcatctagatcaggggtgtcaaactcattttagttcaggggccacatacagcaaaatttgatctcaagtgggccggacctgtaacatcacagcataataacctataaataacgacaactccaaatgtttcccttcatgttagtgcaagaaagtcaaatttaatgaacattctttaaaaaaaaaattatgaacaacctgaaatttcttaaataaagaaggtgcaatttcaacaatattatgcctcagttcatcattacacatgtgcattacaacttacagatcagtgtatgtACAAAGGCAcgaaacatttcatcacaggtatctggaacagtagtttacatttttacacttcgCAGTCATCCCGTGGgctggattggaccctctggcgggccggttttggcccccgggccgcatgtttgacacccctgatctagataATGGATTTTTTTTATGGCTTAGCCAGTGCTCATGCATACTACTGTATCAACTGTACAGCATcacacatgtttaaataaatgccCAAGTTTCCAGTAGGTGtggtattttatttacattataatatatttatcaaGAAAGGCACCAACAACCAAGCCTCCATCTTTACTTTTGGTTTCTTACCCTATACCCTTTCCTTATCTTTGAAtatgtaaaatcttaaaacagaaaattgttttaaaaaaccTGCCAGAAATCAGACGAACATGAACACATCTTTGAACAAGCAAAGGAAACTATCCAAACAAGACTACAGTGTTGTTCATTACGGTTGtattattgtaataaaataCCTGTCTGGATAAGCACACTCTTGTGGCGGCATTTATTAGGACGGGATGTTGATCATAAATACTGCAAGGACCTGAATGTTGCAGCACATTTACAGACTGGAGAGAAAACTACACCGTAGACCAGGATGGAGCTTGAGGCTGGTGAGTTGAAGCATAAACAGTTTATAAGTTTCTCCCATTacattattgcttttttttcctgttaaacattgacatttattatgatttattttcttgcaaacttttctgacatttcctTATGAAAATCTTggcatattgtatttttaataacattttttatgGCATTACTATTTTATGATTTCTTTACGATATAATATACAATGACACTTTTAGCACATACTATgacattcagtgttttttaatGGCATACAGTactattacatttataatgaaaCTTTTATGGCATGTTAAACTATAACATTTTAATGGCATTCTATACTAcgacattttatattaattatgaagaaatgtcatagtatatCATAAGTCATAGGTCATACAAGTATAATATtgtcataatatagtatgccataacattttcattaaaaaagtaATAGTATAGTTAGTATAATTTTCTGAATGCACTGTAGGTGTTGAATAGAGGCCCAAGAATGAGCCTTGAGGAACTCGTGTTGTTGTAGTGCGTGTGTAATTACCACTTGACATATCATTTAGTGGTGCAAGTATTCAGTTGGTTCAAAATAAGCACATAtctcaataaaacaaaaggctgGCTTCTTCATGCGATTATACAATTtgtctatgtttttattatcacaACCCATCATTAATTTCTCAAATGCTCAATgaggaagacagaaaaaaagatgtcAGTAGGTTATAGTGCCTAGTATTTTATTTCCTGAAGACAAATTTCGTACAATAAAACATTCCATCACATTCCAAATGAAACAATTCACCTACTCTGTAAACCTGTGATCTTGGTTTAAACATCATTTGTTGTCATAAACAATTTTCTTCCAAAAATTGAGagcaaaaaaacataatctattaaaaacaatgataatgaatataattataatacaacaGGTGTACTTCCTTCTTGTTCAAGACTTTCCTCTGACTGCAGCCTAGAAGGTGGAAAGTAACTGGGTCCATCATTACTTAAACATTCATGTGTAGAAGGTGCAGCTCCAGAATTTGTCTCTTAATCACATTATGGGCTTTGCTTCTTGTTTCGAGATTTGGAAGAGAGCTGTTGAGCCCTGGATCACAGGATTAACTAGAGAGCAACTTCCACTTAAGTCCCAAAATGTCCCACACATTAGGTACGCAAACATCATCCATGAATAGAAAAACAACCAGCAAAATATTCTAGTAACCACCGTCTCTAAATAACTAAGTTTAAACGTGATGAGAAAATAAACCAAGTTATACTTGTGTAATGTTTTAGTAATTGTTAGTTGGCTATTGAAATATGATAGCATGGTTAATTTATATTACACCGCTTCCCAACACCTTTGCCGAGCTAACGCTGAGACGACTACGTAGCATATGAGAGTGCAGACGATTACTGAGCATGCACTTGTTTACCTGTAGAATATGCAGTTATTGAAGCAGACACTGCAGCTGTCATTAGTATGTATCCCTCCGCCTTTGTCCCGTCTATCAACAGCATATTTCAACCCTTTAAATACTGTTTCTGTTTGAGGTAAAGTAACCAGACCTTTTCTTTTAGCCTCGCCACAGAAGGAACCATTGCATAAAAAAACGATGAAAGCAGTAACAAAAGAGCCGTTTTTCCATAGgactatacatatacacattataatcttttttacAATATGGAGCTGTATATTTGTTGCCACAGTCCTTCATCTGTAAATAGCATTTtctgagaaagaaaatgtacagCATCGCACATTATCTGCCGTGAGTCCCTGTCGTCCCAGTATCCTACAGGATCTCCTATATTGCTTTAACATTGTCAGCTAGTGACCATCTGCAAGGTCGCATAGTTctcaataacattaaataatctagTGGTGTCACAACATCAACAGATATGGTGCATGGCAAGCAAACTGCTAAAACACAGCGACAAAGGCTTTTTATCCCTTTACCTGGCTGATAATGCAAGTAGGATTGGTTTTTCGATTAGACTGGAACACATATCAGTCAAAGATCAGAGGACCAGAGTGAAAAGCCTACAGTTTTGTCAAAAAAGGCCCCAAAGCctgaataaaacatgcaaattaTTATGTCCTCATGCATCCTCTCAAGCTCTGTGCAGCACAAT of Cottoperca gobio chromosome 14, fCotGob3.1, whole genome shotgun sequence contains these proteins:
- the LOC115019274 gene encoding immunoglobulin superfamily member 11, whose protein sequence is MGSSGRWMLWTLCVCFTALENVALRVTMRESSLKVVQGDAVVLPCSFFTSSPLSRLNVIWTLAPFSSPDAPKQVIVYDHGQVIEDPSLIGRVGFTGIPWSADIVLNDTRVSDAGTYRCMVNNPPETADPGIGELELSILAPPSLPVCQWDGDIDMGGSVTLSCSVAEGIPTPEIRWDKLNPEEIALPINMDGDLSGSVQIVNVSSQTSGLYRCSATNLLGTENCYVNLSIYTAPDSPSGILEGVLLTLSMSLVLLALLVLVLWLHRTGQDGRWRKGKEEEEEEECYNEIRYTPSLMKRSFV